Sequence from the Bombus pyrosoma isolate SC7728 linkage group LG3, ASM1482585v1, whole genome shotgun sequence genome:
GTATTACAGAAGAATAATAAGCTTGTATTGGTAAAAGAGACCAAGCATTATTACTTCTTATGGATTTTTCAACTACATCTCCTAATGCTATACTTTCAGCACTTTCTGCTACCCTTCCTAACAATTCacttctatataaaaatataaaaataacgttaaatacaaacaatgctaaaatcaatataaagaattaagtatttgactaatattaatattaactaatattaattctttttataatataattcatttcttttcatatatttttacaatttctagtATGTAAGACAACAGACTCTAAATTACGTAATCCACTTTGCGcatatagaagaaaaaaagaataaatacattattttactgAAATACATACTTTGGCACTTGAGGTATAACCATCAAGTAATTTTCTTGTACAAATAATGGTGCTATATTGTAATCATGGAAAAATAAGTTACTTTTGTCACTTATACTCATATGTTTATGTTCTTCTAtggaaaatactttttttacaACATCCCAAGGACCTAGTCTCAAATCcttatttatatgtttcttttcacttttttcctGAGAACCAGTTTGTCCAACAAATAATGCCAAATGATTTATAACTTGACGAATATCCTGATTAGTTGATTCAATTAAACGATCGAGATCTTCAttcgaaatttgaatattttctttaaaacacATAGATTTCATCGCACCCTgcatgaaaagaaagaaatcaaataaTGTGAATAACCATTAAACATATTTGAATTCAATATTGTTTTACCCTAATTTGTTCCAATCTAGGTTTTGGAAATCGAAGGTCAAATGTATAATTAGAAAGCGTTCTCATTTTAGGATTATTTCGATCATTGCAAATACAAACAATAGGTATATCAGTTGATTtgatcaaattaattaattcctgTAGACCACCGCGATCCTCGTTACCAGCCATTCCATCTACTTCATCCATTAACAATACATGTTTCGATGATGGTTTGCTTTTAACATCTATAATATAGagcatttaaaaataacaatgtaattttgtttaaatttttaaacttgatatttttagcgcatttaattatactttagtagtgtattttattaattatacttacaAAAATGTGTTCTACAAGAATAcattcaaagaaataaatactaataatatatatgcaaTAATAACTAAAATTAACTAATCCATAATCCTTTTCTCCACTAAAAAACATCTCAAATAATTACTCATTGAAGAccaattgtttatttattagatttttgtGAACACCAtcatgtaatttaaaatatataaggatatttctatattccatataataaagatcacttttttaattaaacagtCAACATCTATTTTGTAGTctaaaactttaaaatatttgttgaaataaaatatttatagatttacattttttcattagtataattagtaaaatacgggttaataagaattaattagtTATTTCAAACTAACttagaaaatatgttaatcAATAGATATacctttaaaataattttttattgtggTATTAGATAAAAGTTCTGATACTTCCTCCTGCAGAAGTTTTTTGCTTCTTGTATCTGATGCATTAAATTCTATAAGATCAAAACCTAATTCATTACAGACAACTTGGACAGTCGTGGTTTTCCCAATTCCAGGAGGACCAGATAATAAAGCAGCTTTGAAAAAAGCTCCACTATCATCCTTTGCCCAAGGACctaacaaacaaaattagtaaaggtttaaattgtattaagcATATaccagaaatattttacacatgaAGGATAAAACAGTTACTAGGTCTTGTATGTTTCACTTGACCACTTTGATTTTTATGCCAATTCATTAACCAAGTGTATATTTTCTTAGCATTACTTTTGTCCCCTTGTTGCcctaaaatttgtttcatagtTTTTGGCCTATATTTTTCAACCAATGCCTGCACTGGTGTATTCccatttatctaaaaaaaaaatctaaacaatataaaactgATAAAAAGGACTAatgttattactattatacttatttattatttcttacatCTTGCAAAgtatttgtttgtatttttatatctttcacatcaattatctcttttttatccTGTACAAGTGATTCTTTATGtttattctgtttcttttcaattgaagattttattttttcatccttATTATAAAGTTCTTGCTTTAATGAGTcctcaatttcttttttactacTTTCGCTTTTATGTGGTGAATGCACTTTTGCTGCTTTTTTAGTTTCCTCGTTTAcagtaatttttttcttctttggtGTTGACTCTTCGCTAGATTCTGCAGATTTTCTCTTTGATCTTTCTTTTGATTTTGCACAAGGTTGTGTTGCATTATCACTTTGACCTGCAGGCCTTGTACGTATCAGCTCAAGCAAATCATcttctgatattttttttatgtttaagGTGGTAGcctaaagaatttataatatataatataataagtctaaataagatttaaatatatattgttaatcaATATTACTTTTGACAGTTTTGCAGGACCAGCTTGGTCACCTACTATAACATAGTCAGTCTTCTTTGAAATTTGGTGTAAAATTCGTCCACCATATTGTTTAATAAGTTCTTCAGCTTCCTCTCTTTCTAAAGAATCCAAAACGCCAGTTATTACAAAACTTAATCCTGTTAGGCACTGCTCAGCACCCTGAAatttagacattttttttttttttagacatattttaaatttttctacaagCGATATTCCTCAATTATTACATACAACAGGGATTTCTTTTGAGCCTGGATTTCTGGCTCCTCCTCTTTGAAGATATTGCTGATACATTGCAgcattttgttttttcttctcaaTCTTTTCCTCATATACATCAAAAGTGTCTATCTTTTTGGGAgaagtttcctttttttctttcagataTTCTACTTCCATCTTAGAAATAGCAGATGAAGTTTTAGAACATTTCTTTGtatgtttaaatttgttaCTATTTTCAGAACCCTTATGCTTAATGTCCTCgtctgaaatattattagaatgttttttattctttggttCATGTTCTTTATTATCCTTTTTTTGATCTGTTTTATCAGGTctggttttctttttaacatcctctttatttttaatgggtgtcttttctttattttcaatattgcTTTCATGTAAATTTGTATCTATAAATACAAACAATTAGTATTTTAacacaatatattaataagtttGGCATATTGTTTATTACAACTTGTTAATTGATACCTTCATTAACTTTAATCTCTGTTAAATATCTCTGCTCAATATCAGATGTATCTAACTGACGTAAGGTAGCTTCAAAATCATCATCATTATGACCTTCAGCCTcctgtaatatttaataaaatatatatataattactttgcaacattattcaaatattgtatattaccttcttttgtaactttttagATATCTTAGGAACTTCTTCagctttctataatatttaataaaattaatatgtatataattactttatattatcattcaaatattataaaggaTGATAAGAAGAAGGATTCAGAAGttttaagaaaatgaagaaaaaagtcctaataaatataaatggaaaaattaatattttcaaagttataaaaacttttcatttcaattaaaacaaATGACCTGCTTGCTTTGAGGACTATTATGTTgcatgaaaataatgaattattttgttatgaTAAAATAAGTGTTTGATTACAGAAGATTTCTACACCCTGTTCCTTCCATATATATGTTTGACAACTTTATATTAGAGAATTGTGTACTCTTTCAGAGATTTATAGGCATACTTTAACTATTTCATTGgtaaaattttgtactttcTGACAGAAcagataatttattgtttttatgtaGTATGTTAACAAGTTACTTGCTTTAACCAAGACAAAgaattatattgtaacattaaaaataattttttgacatgtatttattacaactcttttcctttatttgacaggtattatatattctaaaaattttgaatCCTTTTCTTATTGTCTTTCATATGTATTACCTGCTTTAATGACTGTCTAGATATCTTAGTTGCTTCTTGTCTGCTTACTGGATTTTTACCAAACATATCAGCAGgagaaatgattttaatatcttcatcGGAATCAGATTTAATAGTTTTCTTCTCCAATAACTTTGTCTTCTACGACAACcagaatatattacattatatttatcgacACAAATACCACAATTTAAATCcctattttaaaagtaatgaCTAAGATTTGAAACTTTAATAACTTAAACTACgataaacaattatattaaaaccTTGGGCCGTTTACGTGGCGATTGGGATTTGTCCTCATCTTCGTCagacgaaataataattcgttttTTGGTAGCTTTCGCTGGAGCAACATTGGAATTTGTTTTAATAGTTTGAAAATAGGATCGTATATcctaaaatgaaataacaaaatattgatataaaatctGAATTCTAATTTCAATAAGTATGTAATCCTAAAATGTAGATACACTGATGAAAACAAATGTAGTTAACCTCGattattagtttttaataaaaaatttcaaaacttaCCCTTGGCATGTTTCAaacgtaatttaattcgatagAGACGCAATATTTAGATCAactaaacgatattttatacgagaaaaataaacagataatataattaaaaacacaCTGGTTTAATAAATGACGCATCAACGCATGCTTTTACGATACATGCTGTTATAGTATTGGTATGTTGGCATCATAATTTTGAACTTCAGTAACGAATATAAGTCTACTTATAATCTCTGttgtataaaacataaaaagatatataaaatctaacttagtgagaaaaatatgaatcaattaatgttaatattgcCATAAAGAAGTTTCATTCATATATTACAACATTGCAAGGCGGTTATTTAATTGACATAAGATTGTAGATAATACCGTAATGCGACGTAGGATCGCTTGTACAAAATTGTCAAATTCGAGATGTCGACACGAGTAGAGAACAACACGTGTTTAAAGAATTCTCTGAATTCTTTTGGGTGTTTAATACATGATCTACGTAAAAAAGTAGTGCATGTTTTACaatagtttgaaatttatttatttgatatcatacaatatttataaataagctTATACTATAGATAACATATATTGAAcgagaggaaataaaatataacctTCACAATGGTAAAAGAACAATTCAGAGAAACAGACGTAGCTCgcaaa
This genomic interval carries:
- the LOC122566223 gene encoding replication factor C subunit 1 isoform X1 translates to MPRDIRSYFQTIKTNSNVAPAKATKKRIIISSDEDEDKSQSPRKRPKKTKLLEKKTIKSDSDEDIKIISPADMFGKNPVSRQEATKISRQSLKQKAEEVPKISKKLQKKEAEGHNDDDFEATLRQLDTSDIEQRYLTEIKVNEDTNLHESNIENKEKTPIKNKEDVKKKTRPDKTDQKKDNKEHEPKNKKHSNNISDEDIKHKGSENSNKFKHTKKCSKTSSAISKMEVEYLKEKKETSPKKIDTFDVYEEKIEKKKQNAAMYQQYLQRGGARNPGSKEIPVGAEQCLTGLSFVITGVLDSLEREEAEELIKQYGGRILHQISKKTDYVIVGDQAGPAKLSKATTLNIKKISEDDLLELIRTRPAGQSDNATQPCAKSKERSKRKSAESSEESTPKKKKITVNEETKKAAKVHSPHKSESSKKEIEDSLKQELYNKDEKIKSSIEKKQNKHKESLVQDKKEIIDVKDIKIQTNTLQDINGNTPVQALVEKYRPKTMKQILGQQGDKSNAKKIYTWLMNWHKNQSGQVKHTRPSPWAKDDSGAFFKAALLSGPPGIGKTTTVQVVCNELGFDLIEFNASDTRSKKLLQEEVSELLSNTTIKNYFKDVKSKPSSKHVLLMDEVDGMAGNEDRGGLQELINLIKSTDIPIVCICNDRNNPKMRTLSNYTFDLRFPKPRLEQIRGAMKSMCFKENIQISNEDLDRLIESTNQDIRQVINHLALFVGQTGSQEKSEKKHINKDLRLGPWDVVKKVFSIEEHKHMSISDKSNLFFHDYNIAPLFVQENYLMVIPQVPKSELLGRVAESAESIALGDVVEKSIRSNNAWSLLPIQAYYSSVIPGTAMSGHIGGQINFPAWLGRNSKTGKLNRLMQEITSHARLATGASKEAINLDYIRPLRNTILRPLAVGGIENVDAAIDVMNQYHLLREDLDSLVEISLWPGDRDPFQIIDSKVKAAFTRAYNKNSVALPYIVSGTSKKKVTSSIQEGFLEEEEEEIDSDQNDDNIDADKMIKAKKAGTNKNTESKGKNADKTEKKGKNSSDKSNKRGRGQGKAK
- the LOC122566223 gene encoding replication factor C subunit 1 isoform X2 is translated as MPRDIRSYFQTIKTNSNVAPAKATKKRIIISSDEDEDKSQSPRKRPKKTKLLEKKTIKSDSDEDIKIISPADMFGKNPVSRQEATKISRQSLKQEAEGHNDDDFEATLRQLDTSDIEQRYLTEIKVNEDTNLHESNIENKEKTPIKNKEDVKKKTRPDKTDQKKDNKEHEPKNKKHSNNISDEDIKHKGSENSNKFKHTKKCSKTSSAISKMEVEYLKEKKETSPKKIDTFDVYEEKIEKKKQNAAMYQQYLQRGGARNPGSKEIPVGAEQCLTGLSFVITGVLDSLEREEAEELIKQYGGRILHQISKKTDYVIVGDQAGPAKLSKATTLNIKKISEDDLLELIRTRPAGQSDNATQPCAKSKERSKRKSAESSEESTPKKKKITVNEETKKAAKVHSPHKSESSKKEIEDSLKQELYNKDEKIKSSIEKKQNKHKESLVQDKKEIIDVKDIKIQTNTLQDINGNTPVQALVEKYRPKTMKQILGQQGDKSNAKKIYTWLMNWHKNQSGQVKHTRPSPWAKDDSGAFFKAALLSGPPGIGKTTTVQVVCNELGFDLIEFNASDTRSKKLLQEEVSELLSNTTIKNYFKDVKSKPSSKHVLLMDEVDGMAGNEDRGGLQELINLIKSTDIPIVCICNDRNNPKMRTLSNYTFDLRFPKPRLEQIRGAMKSMCFKENIQISNEDLDRLIESTNQDIRQVINHLALFVGQTGSQEKSEKKHINKDLRLGPWDVVKKVFSIEEHKHMSISDKSNLFFHDYNIAPLFVQENYLMVIPQVPKSELLGRVAESAESIALGDVVEKSIRSNNAWSLLPIQAYYSSVIPGTAMSGHIGGQINFPAWLGRNSKTGKLNRLMQEITSHARLATGASKEAINLDYIRPLRNTILRPLAVGGIENVDAAIDVMNQYHLLREDLDSLVEISLWPGDRDPFQIIDSKVKAAFTRAYNKNSVALPYIVSGTSKKKVTSSIQEGFLEEEEEEIDSDQNDDNIDADKMIKAKKAGTNKNTESKGKNADKTEKKGKNSSDKSNKRGRGQGKAK